TTGCCCAATTGGAATCCCTGAGCGTCAGCCAGGAAGAAATCGAAGCGGAACTCGGCCGGATTGCCGCTAATGTAAACCAGTCGGTAAATTTAGTCCGAGAAATTTATAATAAAAACAATTTATTGCCAGATATGAGCCAGCAGCTTCTTGAGGAAAAGACGTTGAATTTCCTTCAGGAGCATGCTACCATACAATCATAAAACCCTTGAGAAGGAAATACGGATGACTTTAATACCTATTGTTGTTGAACAGGATACCCGGGGCGAACGGGCTTATGACATCTATTCCCGTTTGTTGAAAGACCGAATCGTTTTTTTGGGGGCCACTATAGATGATTACATGGCCAACCTGATGATCGCCCAGCTCCTTTTTCTTGAAGCCGAAGACCCGGATAAGGATATCCATATGTACATCAATTCACCCGGTGGTATCGTTACTTCCGGGTTGGCGATCTATGACACCATGCAATATATCAAACCCAATATTTCGACCCTTTGTCTGGGTCAGGCCTCCAGCATGGCCGCCTTGTTGCTGGCTGCCGGGGCCAAAGGCATGCGTTATGCCCTGCCCCACTCCAGGATCCTCATCCATCAACCTTTGGGGGGCGTCCAGGGACAAGCCACCGACGTAGGCATCCAGGCCCGCGAAATTTTGAGGATTAAAGAAGAATTGAATCAAGTTTTAGTGGATCATACCGGCCAGCCTTATGAGAAAGTCGAGAAAGATACGGACCGGGATTTCTACATGACCGGTGAACAGGCCCGAGAGTACGGCATTGTCGATAATGTCATTTCGAAAAGAAAAGAACTTACCGGGCAAACCCAATAACCCTTTAACAGAAGGAAGTATTAGATGAACAAAAGAGGAGACGGCAAAGGCAAAGGAAGCGATTTATTATGTTCCTTTTGTGGCAAGAGTCAGGATGAAGTAAAAAAACTGATTGCCGGGCCTTCGGTCTATATATGTGACGAATGTATTGGATTATGTAACGAGA
This sequence is a window from Deltaproteobacteria bacterium. Protein-coding genes within it:
- the clpP gene encoding ATP-dependent Clp endopeptidase proteolytic subunit ClpP translates to MTLIPIVVEQDTRGERAYDIYSRLLKDRIVFLGATIDDYMANLMIAQLLFLEAEDPDKDIHMYINSPGGIVTSGLAIYDTMQYIKPNISTLCLGQASSMAALLLAAGAKGMRYALPHSRILIHQPLGGVQGQATDVGIQAREILRIKEELNQVLVDHTGQPYEKVEKDTDRDFYMTGEQAREYGIVDNVISKRKELTGQTQ